In Zingiber officinale cultivar Zhangliang chromosome 6A, Zo_v1.1, whole genome shotgun sequence, a single genomic region encodes these proteins:
- the LOC121997838 gene encoding histone H1-like yields MAQEETDVSTAAGEPLVDAPSAEPPAEGGAEATEVPPVGDANPSKEKKEPKPKKKPSGPRKPSAHPPYAEMITEAIVTLKERTGSSQYAIGKYIEDKQKDHLPGNFKKVLLGQLKRLVAAGKLKKVKNSYKLPGAPAAVSSSAAPAKPKVKAKAKPKAQPKAAAKKPKAKPAPVKSKAKPAATAKPKAKPAPAAKPKPNPKPKAKAKAKAKAKPVTPVKSKAKPAPAAAKPKAKPKAPAVSKPKAKAKPAAAKPKPAVTRSKAKPPAPPKPAAKAAAKDTPKKAAAPKAPAAAKRKAPAPAVKKTPAKRTKRTK; encoded by the exons ATGGCGCAGGAGGAGACAGATGTCTCGACGGCGGCTGGCGAGCCCTTGGTCGATGCTCCCTCCGCGGAGCCGCCGGCGGAAGGCGGCGCGGAGGCTACCGAAGTTCCTCCGGTCGGCGATGCCAATCCTTCCAAGGAGAAAAAGGAGCCCAAGCCTAAGAAAAAGCCCTCGGGTCCCCGGAAGCCCTCCGCCCACCCGCCCTACGCTGAG ATGATTACCGAGGCGATCGTGACGTTGAAGGAACGAACTGGCTCGAGCCAATACGCCATCGGCAAATAtattgaggacaagcaaaaggaTCACCTCCCAGGAAACTTTAAGAAGGTTCTCCTCGGCCAGCTGAAGAGGCTTGTGGCCGCCGGGAAGCtgaagaaggtaaagaactcttataaACTCCCCGGCGCTCCGGCCGCTGTTTCCTCTTCTGCTGCCCCAGCCAAGCCGAAGGTGAAGGCTAAGGCTAAACCGAAAGCTCAGCCTAAAGCCGCTGCTAAGAAGCCCAAGGCGAAACCTGCACCGGTCAAGTCCAAGGCGAAGCCTGCAGCGACCGCCAAGCCTAAAGCTAAGCCGGCGCCTGCTGCGAAACCAAAGCCTAATCCAAAACCCAAGGCGAAGGCGAAGGCGAAGGCGAAGGCCAAGCCGGTGACCCCGGTTAAGTCCAAGGCCAAGCCTGCTCCGGCAGCGGCGAAGCCGAAGGCTAAGCCCAAAGCACCAGCGGTGTCCAAACCAAAGGCCAAGGCGAAGCCCGCTGCCGCAAAGCCCAAACCAGCCGTGACGCGATCTAAAGCGAAGCCGCCTGCGCCTCCCAAGCCAGCCGCGAAGGCAGCAGCGAAGGACACTCCGAAGAAGGCAGCAGCGCCGAAGGCTCCGGCCGCGGCTAAGAGGAAGGCACCAGCGCCGGCGGTTAAGAAAACGCCGGCGAAGAGAACCAAGAGGACGAAGTAG
- the LOC121994366 gene encoding E3 ubiquitin protein ligase DRIP2-like: protein MEDAGVAALGASKVVKVRREVLAACMKCSICQKLLRDATTIPECLHTFCRKCITEKLNDEEIDYCPVCNISLGAVPMEKLRADNNLQDIRETIFPSKRRKVELPEKAPTTVSPVKIKERSLSSLVVNTPNVATQMSSTGRQIKAVTRRTVIVHDRSSWADESSNKDNYFDKHVQKPSSNVRMSNETDRLSKVSQNRKQPHPSLESSNHTLYEGKDRSGGFKENVDIWNSLNCLVEAANRTESFRSVPESPDAETEGLSKKERVKVHPHKFKVTEQTDNSSMPQVIPKESRLQRVKRRRKEPTASAQTSFDSGSSPCVGRNPIWFSLVPSVEQTEDSQFQQLSSNYIKIKDGNMPVSFIHKYLVKKLNLENEAVLEITCLGEPVSPAMSMNKLVEQWLRERSLQRLQATVETSAKEFVMVLAYGRRKVTENE, encoded by the exons ATGGAAGACGCAGGCGTGGCGGCGCTGGGGGCGTCGAAGGTGGTTAAGGTGAGGCGGGAGGTTCTGGCCGCGTGCATGAAGTGTTCTATCTGTCAAAAGCTCCTCAGGGACGCCACCACCATCCCCGAGTGCCTCCATACTT TTTGCAGGAAATGCATTACAGAGAAACTCAATGATGAGGAGATAGATTATTGCCCTGTATGTAATATTAGTTTGGGAGCTGTTCCAATGGAGAAGCTCAG AGCTGACAACAATTTACAAGACATCAGGGAAACAATTTTTCCTTCTAAAAGAAGAAAGGTTGAACTTCCTGAGAAAGCACCAACCACAGTGTCTCCAgttaaaattaaagaaagatcACTTTCTTCATTGGTTGTCAATACTCCTAATGTAGCAACACAGATGAGTTCAACAGGAAGGCAAATTAAAGCAGTCACTAGAAGAACAGTCATTGTTCATGATCGGAGTTCATGGGCTGATGAATCTAGCAATAAAGACAATTATTTCGATAAGCATGTTCAAAAGCCAAGCTCAAATGTGAGAATGAGCAACGAAACTGATAGATTGAGCAAAGTTTCTCAAAATAGAAAACAG CCTCATCCTAGCTTGGAGTCATCCAACCACACACTTTATGAGGGAAAAGACAGAAGTGGTGGGTTTAAAGAAAATGTTGATATCTGGAACTCCTTGAATTGTCTGGTGGAAGCTGCAAACAGGACAGAATCATTTAGATCTGTTCCCGAGAGCCCTGACGCTGAAACTGAAGGACTTAGTAAGAAGGAAAGGGTTAAAGTGCATCCACACAAGTTTAAAGTTACTGAACAGACAGATAATAGTTCAATGCCACAAGTAATACCAAAAGAAAGTAGGTTGCAAAGAGTCAAGAGAAGAAGGAAAGAGCCTACTGCATCTGCTCAAACATCCTTTGATTCTGGAAGTTCTCCATGTGTTGGGAGGAATCCAATATGGTTCTCCTTGGTTCCTTCTGTCGAACA GACCGAAGATTCACAATTTCAGCAGCTATCTTCAAACTATATAAAGATCAA GGATGGTAACATGCCTGTGTCCTTCATCCACAAATACCTTGTAAAGAAGCTTAATCTTGAGAATGAAGCTGTG CTGGAAATCACTTGCCTCGGAGAACCAGTGAGCCCCGCAATGTCCATGAACAAGCTTGTGGAACAATGGCTAAGAGAGAGATCTTTGCAAAGGCTTCAGGCGACAGTCGAAACCTCAGCTAAGGAGTTTGTAATGGTATTAGCCTATGGCCGTCGCAAGGTTACAGAAAATGAATGA